DNA sequence from the Centropristis striata isolate RG_2023a ecotype Rhode Island chromosome 17, C.striata_1.0, whole genome shotgun sequence genome:
AGCCTACCCTCTCCTAACTACTCTCTGGTTTTCCTGCTCGTGGCCTATTCGGACATAGCCAGACCAAAGCGATGCATCAAGACTTTAATTAGTGATCACCAAGTTTACTACAACAGATCAGCCTAGAGACCATGACAAACGGTCTCTCAACTGTTTTAAAACCAACAGAgtgcagtgtttcccacagaccaggtagcaatgtgtggtgctccactgacacCGGTGGGTGAATCGAGTGTCACAGTGTGGTGGAGTCATCGGGTGGATGCAGCGGGCGGCGTTCAACACTTTCTGAAGCAGCCACATGAAAAAACCTGTTTCTATTGTTCTTCAGAGTCTCCTGCTGAGACACTATAAAGCTACAGCATTTCAGCTCAATCTGACTTCTTTAACAGTAAGTTCTTTAAGAGAAGACAACTAAGAACATTTTTACCAGAACCCTGCCTGGTTTCATTCCTCACCCCAACTAGTTCAATCTTTAGATTCTGTGACAGGAatgatttgcacaaaacaacttcaattggaggtttttatttcaaataattaacttaagacctacctcaaccaataacctgttctaactgttttggtaaaataatgtaaaaaataaaatatattaacacaaataaaataaagaaactaccTAAGGAACAAAGCCTGATTCAGATTCTGTAGCCTATTTAGTGCTCAGCTTCATGTCCTATCAGAACACCTCATTTTTCTTGGcttcctgaaaaacaactcaagtCTCTTCATAAGGGACCTCCTTGTGTTCAGGCCCATTTATGGATAGTCTTGCTTGAGAAACAGCCACAGACAAATCAGAATTAAAATAGGCTACTTTCCCcactcgtttttttttaaaatttaaagtcTAAACTTCTCTGTTTGACCTCGGctgttgtttcagcagctgcCTGTCTTACAGCAGCATTTAGTCTGCTGTCCTCCTCTATTTCTCCCTCAGCACCACTGTTTGATACAACATTCAGATAAATTAACCTTTACCAGCCATTTGACTGTTCAACTTTGTTTCAGACTGATACCTCCTCATGCTGCTCCTTGTCCTCTTGACgagaaaaaaatctttcaatACTCATCTGgattaaagcaggaaacattcaGAGAAACTACTGATaactacaacaataataatattcataataactttaaaaatgtggtCTATTCTTTTTGATTTGACTGTGGGCATAGTAGTCTATCTCAAATATTAGGGCtgtaaagtcctaaattctttaaatatatcactttattatcattttaaacccttttaggtgagaaagtagccgtttagatccccagtgcgtcgttaatttgtctaaataccagTTGTTTACAATTTTGTTCGGACGAATTCGGCGCTACTCAAGCTAGCCGTCGTGAGCAACGTACTTCcggttacattcacaaaaataaaacgcccgTTGCCCTTTATAACGTTAGaaattgtgcttttactttgaatacaggaagcgaacctaccctcgatgtagctagcttgaagcagccgCTTTGACTGCTCTCGTCCCGTTAACGGCATTTAAGGAAACCATTCAATAAGCCTTAACGTTACCGGAGAGTCTTGACAGCTCAGAGACCGGCCCgcttcatttaaaacatttatttattgctgtgaatgtgttttctgtgtgttggctAACGTTACAgacgttacagttttttttaatcccctagagaggaaaaaaacaaaacagaatcatTTTGTGGCGGTCGGTCTCTATTCTGTGGCGGTGCGCCACAGAATGgtctatgtgtgggaaacactgagaGTGTGTTTGCATTGATCAACTTAACCTAGAAGACAGCAGCGACCAGTCTGCAACCACACCCAGCAAAGGACTGCTGGACTCCACAAAGGAACAACTCACAGAGTGGTGCCCAATCTTGAGGTGACTTGAGttaatcaagtcatatcatttattataattcataattatttatgatgattattaataattctgatggCCATCTAAAGACAGTTTTGAGCTGTGATACCTGCACAAGCGGTGCTCAGGTTCGAGGCATATGAAAACCCCaacataataattatttattttgacaaaGTCTGTCACCATTTTTATAACTCCCAGGGAACTATTGTGCATAAAATCTAATCTATTGCTCCACACTCCAGTCCAGTAGGTGATGGTAGTGCACCTATACACTGGTTTGCCaaccaccaaaaaaaacaaataaaaagattgTATGCAAAGCATTATGGGTGGGggatacacacacaagcattgCTGGAAATTCACCGAAAGAAAGACTCTGTAGGATTCTAAGGAACAGTCCTTTGACAGATCTCTATGACGTAGCATCTttcaaattcagccgtttgaggatccttcttTGACTTTGGGGAGCATCCACATTTACCTTGCATGTGTCACTTACCTCTACAAGAGTGTGTGAGCAGAAGGTGAAAAACCAAAACACTGAGGAGTCTGAGTGGAGACTGGAGGGACGGTCCATTCTTCTGGGGAAGCATCTTGTAGTTCTGGAAATTAAATTAGAccactattatttattatatggaaaaataaactttagGATCAGTGTTCAGCAAAAGTAACTTGTGCATTcaataatacaattaataatataaatccTAAAAAAACATTGGTGGTTTATGTGACTTGTCTAACTTTATATAATACAATAGTCTTTACTGCCATGTGTGTCCCAGTGTATTTTATGATGTCAAGACTGAACCTGTCCACGTAATGCAAATTAACTTTCAGTTTTGGCAACACAGACAGTCCGATACGGAGTATTTGAAAAACTATGTGTAGTATGTATATTAAAGCTgagttaaattaaacttttttttttttatccaacatGCCTAAGACAATTTCAGACTTGTTCAATAGTTTATCATTTGCACCATTTCTATTATGATTAATATTCTATTATACGAATGCAGTTCAAatacattaattttttttcacatttttaaatgttaccatttttcccaaaaaacgacatgtatgacatttttgtttcagtccaatttttggacatgtCAAATTTATGGACAAATTATCTTCTAATATGCATCAACAtactataataaagtcatttttatcattttcaggcattttaaaatgttaccatttttcacaaaaaacgACATGTATGACGTTTTTGTTTCGGTCCAATTTTTCTCAATCCCATAATATGCTGTTTgtctgtcatttatggacaaattatgttctaatatgtatcaacatatacatatacatataaatagtcatttttataagttttaggcattttaaaatgtcaccatttttggcaaaaaatcaacatgctttagtatgacttttttgttttgtccaatttttggacatgtcaaaatatagtgtttttctgtcatttatggacaaattatgttctaatatgtatcaacatactataataaagtcatttttatcattGTCAGGcgttttaaaatgtttccatttttcacaaaaaacaacatgtttatatatacatataaatagtcatttttataagttttaggcattttaaaatgtcaccatttttggcaaaaaaaacaacattcttTAGTATGACGTTTTTGTTTCGGTCCAATTTTTCTAAAtcacataatatggtgtttttctgtcatttacgGACAAATTATGTTCTAATATCTATCAACATACTctgataaagtcatttttatcattttcaggCATTTCAAAAGTTGAAACGTAAAATCTTgaaccttttttgttgttgtcttacCTGCAGTGCTGTTTCTCAGTCTAGATTATTTTTGTAGTGAGTTACCGTGTGTTGGGTATAGCTGTTATAGAGAATAACTACAAAGGTCGCCTCTCTGAAGGCAGAccaactgttattgttggtaaagTGTGTTAGaatacagattattttatacaaaacagacagaaataaatgagaCGACGTACCTGCTGCATGGCGTGTCCGTAGTTCAGACGGAGGAGTAAAGTCTGTTAATCATTGATGGACTTTGACCTGATCTCACCTTATTATTAACAGCAGTTGTTtttgacacattacattttgtttgtacTACACATAATGTAGAGCACTAGAAACTAGTGTTCAAATGTAATGCAAAGTCCCCATCAGAACCACCCTACTGAGAGAGCTTTTAAAGTTTAGCAGAATAATAACAGTAGATAATGTTAACGGCTGATTTAGATTTAAATGTGGGCACAAATATTTGTTCCTTGACTTATAAATGAGCAGCTACTTTGAATAAACTCATTAAACACTGTATGGTGATTTGTTCTGGTCTTATGCTCAGTTTAACTCTTAGTATCTGTGTGAACTGCTGAACTTTGAGCCTGTTGTTAGGTAACAGATCCCTGATATAAAACATTACAACTGCAATCAAAACCATCAAGAGCAACGatgcatgaagaaaaaaaggtcaatgTTCAGGAGGCAGATGTTGTGTGTGTTATCTTCCTGCAGGGGGCAGAACTGAACTTACAGGATCAGGCCTTTGAGACTTTTGCCTCATTTCAATAAAAGCATCCATTTaacttttaaatcatttataaacatttgtatttttgaaagcattcacTGGTGTCCAGTAATGAGGACATGCAGGAAAGGTTTCCGAGGCAGATTCAAACCCAGGCCCGCTGCatagcaaggactcagccttaatggtacgtgCTTTACTGATGAGCCACCACTGGCGGTTAACCCCTCTGAGAGGCAGCTTAAAAGCTGACAGACTATGTTTAACACACTgtggctctgactgcagctcttattaaaaaaaagctgcacaggAAGAGGAAGTTGTCGCCTTCATTCTTCAGTCGTACTTCAGTTTGAGGCTCAGTCTGCAGCGAGACATCATGGAGGTCACAGCTCTCTGCTTCAGACTGGGTGAGTACTCACTCTCAGGTTAAACTCTTTTTATATGAATATTATATCCTTTATATCAAACCACTGATGTCTAATAGTTATCTTTGCTCTTTGGTTTATCCAGTGATGTTTGAATTCATTCTGCTGAACAGTTATACTCAGAAAAGTGGTAAGTGACAAACAGAAAACCTTAAAGATTCTCTTTAATCATTCTCTCCATCTAAAGGCTGAaatctgtctttgtctctgtggtgtTGTTTAGTTTCCTACAGCTTTGCTTCATGTTTTGTGAAAGgttgaatttaaaatgaatagatGTGGATGTTGCTAGCAAACACCAGAGTGCATCTGGCTAAAACCCTGAGACAGATTTACAGGATCTCTGTCTTGGTTTCAGATGCAGCTTTTCTTCGTATCACTCCCAACAGActgcaacactttaaatcagACTCTGTGTCTTTTGACTGTGTCGGGTCTGATGCCTCAACTAACCTGAGAGTCAAGAAAACTAAGGATTGTGATCCTGAATGTGACATTGAGACATACGCAGGGTCCTCCAGCACCATTGACAGGATCTATCCATCAGACAGTGGAGAGTACTGGTGtgagactggaggaggagagagaaacaaCAGAGTCAACATCACCGTCACTGGTACGTTTATTGTGTTTCTAAAGTCACtacagattcattttaaaagctgttttatCATCCAGTTTGACTCTCAGCTGATAAAACTTGTCGTTCTTAAGTCAACAAGTTCAAGATAATCAGTTTTAGACTGTTAATTTATGTCATTAACAGACATTTTATTCAATCAATGTTTTCACTGATTCATACAAAATGTATAGGGACTTATTTTAAAACGTGCAAGATCACAatcacattaacatttttttaaagtattgtgaGTAACTCTAGGTTTTTACATGAGATAGATTggctataattttagtttttcaaCATTGTTCAGCTGGTCCTGTGATCCTGGAGAGTCCTGTCCGCCCTGTGATGGAGGGAGAATCTgtgactctgagctgcagaacCAAGACTTCTACCAACCTCCCAGCTGATTTCTTCAAAGATGGCCGCCTCATCATGGAGAGCAGTTCTGCAGAGGCGACCATTCAAAATGTCTCCAAGTCTGATGAAGGACTCTACAGGTGCAGCATCAGTGGTGGTGGAAGATCCCCAGAGAGCTGGCTGGCTGTCAGAGGTGAGAATGTTACAAAACagcataaatattatatttgtctagtttaaaaaaatgtaacaaacaGCTGCTTAAATTActaaattacaaatgctttagAGTCATTTCAGATTAACGTCCAGGATACTTTCCTGTTGCACATGTTTAATGTAGTTTATGCTTTGTTTAACACTGCACCATAAATGTCATTTTACAGCTAATTCTGCCACCGAACCCAGCTCCGATGGAGCCCCGGATCTCCTCGTCCTGCTGTGGGTGGCTGTCACTGTGTTAGTGTTGGCTATGGTGCTGCTGGGCATCATTCATGTTAGGAGGCGCagaggtaaaaaagaaaaaaaaaattctaacatTGTATGCAAATAACTCGCAAAGATGCGattgtttccagtcacaccatCATGTTTTAAAGCTCTTCTATGCTGTATTGTCTTATtaactttatattaatattattattttgtcgaGCTCAGACAGACATTTTAAACATATAATTCCATTGCCAcctaatttcaaaataaatgaaattgtaAGAGATTAAAATACTGTAATTTTATGTCACTGTAAACATTTCCTGAGCATGTCACTTTTGGGAATACCATGATTGTAGTTAGGAATctaatatgtttatgttttctaTTTCACAGTCGACAATGTTGCAAGTTATTATTAGTGTGAATGTAtagttgtgttttctttgtttccgttgatgtcaatattttttattttctatccatCAGTGTCCTCAACATCAGGACAAGACATCAAGGCATCAGCATCAAACTCAGGTAACGCTGAAGACGATCCGGACAGTCTGACGTATGCCGTCGTTTTCACGAAACCAAGAGAGAACAAAGGTTTATTCCACTTTttcaactgaaaataaaaacaatatatccTTTGTGACGGTTGATGGTTGA
Encoded proteins:
- the LOC131989352 gene encoding low affinity immunoglobulin gamma Fc region receptor II-b-like, coding for MEVTALCFRLDAAFLRITPNRLQHFKSDSVSFDCVGSDASTNLRVKKTKDCDPECDIETYAGSSSTIDRIYPSDSGEYWCETGGGERNNRVNITVTAGPVILESPVRPVMEGESVTLSCRTKTSTNLPADFFKDGRLIMESSSAEATIQNVSKSDEGLYRCSISGGGRSPESWLAVRGENVTKQHKYYICLV